Proteins from a single region of Streptomyces spectabilis:
- the gap gene encoding type I glyceraldehyde-3-phosphate dehydrogenase has product MTIRVGINGFGRIGRNYFRALLEQGADIEIVAVNDLGDTATTAHLLKYDTILGRLKAEVSHTEDTITVDGHTIKVLSERNPADIPWGELGVDIVIESTGIFTKREDAAKHLAGGAKKVLISAPAKNEDITIVMGVNQDKYDAANHHVISNASCTTNCVAPMAKVLDENFGIVRGLMTTVHAYTNDQRILDFPHSDLRRARAAAENIIPTTTGAAKATALVLPQLKGKLDGIAMRVPVPTGSATDLVVELQREVTKDEVNAAFKKAADGELKGILYYTEDPIVSSDIVSDPASCTFDSSLTMVQEGNSVKILGWYDNEWGYSNRLVDLTVFVGGQL; this is encoded by the coding sequence GTGACGATCCGCGTAGGCATCAACGGCTTTGGCCGCATCGGTCGTAACTACTTCCGCGCGCTCCTTGAGCAGGGTGCGGACATCGAGATCGTGGCTGTCAACGACCTGGGTGACACCGCGACCACCGCACACCTGCTGAAGTACGACACCATCCTCGGCCGCCTCAAGGCCGAGGTGTCCCACACCGAGGACACCATCACCGTCGACGGCCACACCATCAAGGTGCTGTCCGAGCGCAACCCCGCCGACATTCCGTGGGGCGAGCTGGGCGTCGACATCGTGATCGAGTCCACCGGCATCTTCACCAAGCGCGAGGACGCCGCCAAGCACCTCGCCGGTGGCGCCAAGAAGGTCCTCATCTCGGCCCCGGCCAAGAACGAGGACATCACCATCGTGATGGGCGTCAACCAGGACAAGTACGACGCGGCCAACCACCACGTCATCTCCAACGCCTCCTGCACCACCAACTGTGTGGCGCCGATGGCGAAGGTCCTGGACGAGAACTTCGGCATCGTCCGCGGCCTGATGACCACCGTGCACGCGTACACGAACGACCAGCGCATCCTGGACTTCCCGCACTCGGACCTGCGCCGCGCCCGCGCCGCCGCCGAGAACATCATCCCGACCACCACCGGTGCCGCCAAGGCCACCGCCCTGGTCCTGCCGCAGCTCAAGGGCAAGCTGGACGGCATCGCCATGCGCGTCCCGGTCCCCACCGGCTCCGCCACCGACCTGGTCGTCGAGCTGCAGCGCGAGGTCACCAAGGACGAGGTCAACGCCGCGTTCAAGAAGGCCGCGGACGGCGAGCTCAAGGGCATCCTGTACTACACCGAGGACCCGATCGTGTCCTCGGACATCGTCAGCGACCCGGCCTCCTGCACCTTCGACTCCTCCCTGACCATGGTCCAGGAGGGCAACTCGGTGAAGATCCTCGGCTGGTACGACAACGAGTGGGGCTACTCCAACCGCCTCGTCGACCTCACGGTCTTCGTCGGCGGTCAGCTCTGA
- the whiA gene encoding DNA-binding protein WhiA: MAMTAAVKDEISRLPVTRTCCRKAEVSAILRFAGGLHLVSGRIVIEAELDTAMAARRLKRDILEIFGHGSELIVMAPGGLRRGSRYVVRVVAGGDQLARQTGLVDGRGRPIRGLPPQVVSGATCDAEAAWRGAFLAHGSLTEPGRSSSLEVTCPGPEAALALVGAARRLQIAAKAREVRGVDRVVVRDGDAIGALLTRLGAHESVLAWEERRMRREVRATANRLANFDDANLRRSARAAVAAGARVQRALEILGEEVPEHLAAAGRLRMEHKQASLEELGALADPPLTKDAVAGRIRRLLAMADKRAQDLGIPGTESNLTEDLTEEMADNLAV; this comes from the coding sequence ATGGCGATGACGGCAGCGGTGAAGGACGAGATCTCCCGGCTTCCCGTCACCCGGACCTGCTGCAGGAAGGCGGAGGTCTCGGCGATCCTGCGGTTCGCGGGCGGCCTGCACCTGGTCAGCGGCCGCATCGTGATCGAGGCGGAGCTGGACACGGCGATGGCGGCGCGCCGCCTCAAGCGGGACATCCTGGAGATCTTCGGACACGGCTCCGAGCTGATCGTGATGGCCCCGGGCGGCCTGCGCCGCGGCTCGCGCTACGTGGTCCGCGTGGTCGCGGGCGGCGACCAGCTGGCCCGCCAGACCGGCCTGGTGGACGGCCGCGGCCGGCCCATCCGCGGTCTGCCGCCGCAGGTGGTCTCGGGGGCCACCTGCGACGCCGAGGCCGCCTGGCGCGGGGCCTTCCTGGCCCACGGCTCGCTGACCGAGCCGGGCCGCTCCTCCTCCCTGGAGGTGACCTGCCCCGGTCCCGAGGCCGCGCTCGCCCTGGTCGGCGCCGCCCGGCGGCTGCAGATCGCCGCGAAGGCCCGCGAGGTGCGCGGCGTGGACCGCGTCGTCGTCCGTGACGGGGACGCGATCGGCGCCCTGCTGACGCGCCTCGGCGCCCACGAGTCCGTGCTCGCCTGGGAGGAGCGGCGGATGCGGCGCGAGGTGCGCGCCACCGCCAACCGCCTCGCCAACTTCGACGACGCCAATCTGCGCCGCTCGGCCCGTGCCGCCGTCGCCGCGGGCGCCCGGGTGCAGCGCGCCCTGGAGATCCTCGGCGAGGAGGTCCCCGAGCACCTCGCGGCCGCGGGCCGCCTTCGCATGGAGCACAAGCAGGCCTCCCTCGAGGAGCTGGGCGCGCTCGCCGACCCGCCGCTGACCAAGGACGCCGTCGCGGGGCGCATCCGCCGTCTGCTCGCGATGGCCGACAAGCGGGCCCAGGACCTGGGCATCCCCGGCACGGAGTCCAATCTGACCGAGGACCTGACCGAGGAGATGGCGGACAACCTCGCCGTCTGA
- a CDS encoding gluconeogenesis factor YvcK family protein, translated as MKPNRRVLRLNRLGRKRGTQPKVVALGGGMGLSASLTALRRITGDLTAVVTVADDGGSSGRLRQELGVLPPGDLRKALAALCGDDDWGQTWARVIQHRFQSRGDLHEHAVGNVLIVALWEQLGDHVQALDLVGKLLGAHGRVLPMSAVPLELQALVRGHDPERPDDVDTVRGQATVALTPGEVQSVHLVPQDPPAVPEAVAAVLDADWVVLGPGSWFSSVIPHLLVPELLDALTETKARRVLSLNLAPQPGETEGFSPQRHLEVLARHAPKLALDVVLADEAAVPDRGSLTDAAKRFGATVELAPVAREDGSPKHDPELLAAAYDRIFRMHGRIGPWR; from the coding sequence ATGAAGCCCAACCGCCGGGTGCTCCGTCTGAACCGCCTGGGCCGCAAGCGGGGCACCCAGCCCAAGGTCGTCGCCCTCGGCGGCGGCATGGGCCTGTCCGCCTCGCTCACCGCCCTGCGCCGCATCACCGGAGACCTCACCGCCGTCGTCACCGTCGCCGACGACGGCGGCTCCAGCGGCCGCCTGCGCCAGGAGCTCGGCGTGCTGCCGCCCGGCGACCTGCGCAAGGCGCTCGCCGCGCTGTGCGGCGACGACGACTGGGGCCAGACCTGGGCCCGGGTCATCCAGCACCGCTTCCAGTCCCGCGGCGACCTGCACGAGCACGCGGTCGGGAACGTACTGATCGTCGCCCTGTGGGAGCAGCTCGGCGACCACGTCCAGGCGCTCGACCTGGTCGGCAAGCTGCTCGGCGCGCACGGGCGCGTGCTGCCCATGTCGGCTGTGCCCCTGGAGCTCCAGGCGCTGGTCAGGGGCCACGACCCGGAGCGCCCGGACGACGTGGACACCGTGCGCGGCCAGGCCACCGTGGCGCTGACGCCCGGCGAGGTGCAGTCCGTGCACCTGGTCCCGCAGGACCCGCCCGCCGTCCCGGAGGCCGTGGCCGCCGTCCTGGACGCCGACTGGGTGGTCCTCGGGCCCGGCTCCTGGTTCTCCTCCGTGATCCCGCACCTGCTCGTGCCCGAACTGCTCGACGCGCTCACGGAGACGAAGGCCCGCCGGGTCCTGTCGCTCAACCTCGCGCCGCAGCCCGGAGAAACCGAAGGCTTCTCTCCGCAGCGTCATTTGGAGGTTTTGGCCCGACACGCCCCTAAACTCGCCCTGGACGTGGTGCTGGCCGACGAGGCCGCCGTGCCCGACCGTGGGTCCCTGACCGATGCCGCCAAGCGGTTCGGTGCCACGGTGGAGCTGGCGCCGGTGGCCCGCGAGGACGGCAGCCCCAAGCACGACCCGGAGCTGCTTGCCGCCGCGTACGACCGTATTTTTCGGATGCATGGAAGGATCGGCCCATGGCGATGA
- the rapZ gene encoding RNase adapter RapZ has protein sequence MSEHDEGGTQVSTGTTIEPGEAAEAAIPELVIISGMSGAGRSTAAKCLEDLGWFVVDNLPPALIPTMVELGARSQGNVARIAVVVDVRGRRFFDNLRESLADLESKHVTRRIVFLESSDEALVRRFESVRRPHPLQGDGRIVDGIAAERELLRELRGDADLVIDTSSLNVHELRAKMDAQFAGDEEPELRATVMSFGFKYGLPVDADLVVDMRFLPNPHWVPELRPYTGLNEEVSAYVFNQPGAKEFLDRYTELLQLIAAGYRREGKRYVTIAVGCTGGKHRSVATSERLAASLSSAGIETVIVHRDMGRE, from the coding sequence ATGAGCGAGCACGACGAAGGCGGTACCCAGGTGAGTACGGGCACGACCATAGAGCCGGGCGAGGCCGCCGAAGCGGCCATCCCGGAGCTGGTCATCATCTCCGGCATGTCCGGCGCGGGGCGCAGCACGGCCGCCAAGTGTCTGGAGGACCTCGGCTGGTTCGTCGTGGACAACCTGCCGCCCGCGCTGATCCCCACCATGGTCGAGCTGGGCGCCCGCTCGCAGGGCAACGTGGCGCGCATCGCGGTCGTCGTCGACGTGCGCGGCCGCCGCTTCTTCGACAACCTCCGCGAGTCCCTCGCGGACCTGGAGTCCAAGCACGTCACCCGGCGCATCGTCTTCCTGGAGTCCTCGGACGAGGCCCTGGTGCGCCGCTTCGAGTCGGTGCGCCGCCCGCACCCGCTGCAGGGCGACGGCCGCATCGTCGACGGCATCGCCGCCGAGCGCGAGCTCCTGCGCGAGCTGCGCGGCGACGCCGACCTGGTCATCGACACCTCCAGCCTGAACGTGCACGAGCTGCGCGCCAAGATGGACGCCCAGTTCGCGGGCGACGAGGAGCCCGAGCTGCGGGCCACGGTGATGTCCTTCGGCTTCAAGTACGGCCTGCCGGTCGACGCGGACCTCGTGGTGGACATGCGCTTCCTGCCCAACCCGCACTGGGTCCCGGAGCTGCGCCCCTACACCGGTCTCAACGAAGAGGTGTCGGCGTACGTCTTCAACCAGCCGGGCGCCAAGGAGTTCCTCGACCGCTACACCGAGCTGCTCCAGCTGATCGCCGCGGGCTACCGCCGCGAGGGCAAGCGGTACGTGACCATCGCCGTGGGCTGCACGGGCGGCAAGCACCGCTCCGTCGCCACGTCCGAGAGGCTCGCCGCGAGCCTGTCCTCCGCCGGCATCGAAACGGTCATCGTCCACCGGGACATGGGGCGCGAATGA
- the uvrC gene encoding excinuclease ABC subunit UvrC, protein MADPSSYRPKPGQIPDSPGVYKFRDEHRRVIYVGKAKSLRQRLASYFQDLANLHPRTATMVTSAASVEWTVVATETAALQLEYTWIKEYDPRFNVKYRDDKSYPYLAVTMNEEFPRVQVMRGQKKKGVRYFGPYGHAWAIRDTVDLLLRVFPVRTCSAGVFKNAARTGRPCLLGYIGKCSAPCVDRVSAEDHRELAEDFCEFMTGRTGTYIRRLERQMTDAAEEMEYERAARLRDDIDALRKAMEKSAVVLADATDADLIAVAEDELEAAVQIFHVRGGRVRGQRGWVTDKVEAVTTADLVEHALQQLYGEESGDAVPKEVLVPALPDPVAPVQEWLTQRRGSNVSLRIPQRGDKKALMETVARNAQQSLVLHKTKRASDLTTRSRALEEIAAALELDSAPLRIECYDISHLQGDDVVASMVVFEDGLARKSEYRRFQIKGFEGQDDVRSMHEVITRRFRRYLVEKEKTGEWSAEEVQESLTEEDGRPKRFAYPPQLVVVDGGQPQVAAAQRALDDLGIDDIAVCGLAKRLEEVWVPGDDDPVVLPRTSEGLYLLQRVRDEAHRFAITYQRSKRAKRFRASPLDAVPGLGESRKQTLIKHFGSLKRLRSATIDQICEVPGIGRKTAEAVLVAFAQAAPAPPAVNTATGEIMEDEDLAGAGDSEEGEEPAPAGDSSHDKGATPTAAPDEGGTATHVGVPERRRGMET, encoded by the coding sequence ATGGCCGACCCTTCCAGCTACCGCCCCAAGCCGGGACAGATCCCCGACTCGCCCGGGGTCTACAAGTTCCGTGACGAGCACCGTCGTGTGATCTACGTCGGGAAGGCCAAGAGCCTGCGCCAGCGCCTCGCCAGCTACTTCCAGGACCTGGCGAACCTGCACCCGCGCACGGCCACCATGGTGACGAGCGCCGCCTCCGTGGAGTGGACCGTCGTCGCCACGGAGACCGCCGCGCTCCAGCTGGAGTACACCTGGATCAAGGAGTACGACCCGCGTTTCAACGTCAAGTACCGCGACGACAAGAGCTATCCCTATCTCGCGGTGACGATGAACGAGGAGTTCCCGCGCGTGCAGGTGATGCGCGGTCAGAAGAAGAAGGGCGTGCGCTACTTCGGCCCGTACGGCCACGCCTGGGCCATCCGCGACACCGTGGACCTGCTGCTCCGGGTGTTCCCCGTGCGGACGTGCTCGGCGGGCGTCTTCAAGAACGCCGCCCGCACCGGCCGCCCCTGCCTGCTCGGCTACATCGGCAAGTGCTCCGCGCCCTGCGTGGACCGCGTCTCCGCCGAGGACCACCGCGAACTGGCCGAGGACTTCTGCGAGTTCATGACGGGCCGCACCGGCACGTACATCCGGCGCCTGGAGCGTCAGATGACGGACGCGGCCGAGGAGATGGAGTACGAGCGCGCGGCCCGCCTCCGCGACGACATAGACGCCCTCAGGAAGGCGATGGAGAAGAGCGCGGTCGTCCTGGCCGACGCCACCGACGCCGACCTGATCGCCGTCGCCGAGGACGAGCTGGAGGCCGCCGTCCAGATCTTCCACGTACGCGGCGGACGCGTGCGCGGCCAGCGGGGCTGGGTCACCGACAAGGTCGAGGCCGTCACCACCGCCGACCTCGTCGAGCACGCCCTCCAGCAGCTGTACGGCGAGGAGAGCGGCGACGCCGTGCCCAAGGAGGTGCTCGTCCCCGCGCTGCCCGACCCCGTGGCACCCGTCCAGGAGTGGCTCACCCAGCGCCGCGGGTCGAACGTGTCCCTGCGCATCCCGCAGCGCGGCGACAAGAAGGCCCTCATGGAGACCGTCGCGCGCAACGCCCAGCAGTCGCTCGTCCTGCACAAGACCAAGCGCGCCTCCGACCTCACCACCCGCTCCCGGGCCCTGGAGGAGATCGCCGCCGCCCTGGAGCTTGACAGCGCGCCGCTGCGCATCGAGTGCTACGACATCTCGCACCTCCAGGGCGACGACGTCGTCGCCTCCATGGTCGTCTTCGAGGACGGACTCGCCCGGAAGAGCGAGTACCGCCGTTTCCAGATCAAGGGCTTCGAGGGGCAGGACGACGTCCGGTCCATGCACGAAGTGATCACGCGGCGCTTCCGGCGTTACCTCGTCGAGAAGGAGAAGACGGGGGAGTGGTCCGCCGAAGAGGTCCAGGAGAGCCTGACCGAGGAGGACGGGCGCCCCAAGAGGTTCGCGTATCCGCCGCAGCTCGTCGTCGTGGACGGCGGCCAGCCGCAGGTCGCCGCCGCCCAGCGGGCCCTGGACGACCTCGGCATCGACGACATCGCGGTCTGCGGCCTCGCCAAGCGCCTCGAAGAGGTCTGGGTGCCCGGCGACGACGACCCCGTGGTCCTGCCGCGCACCAGCGAGGGGCTCTATCTGCTCCAGCGCGTACGAGACGAGGCGCACCGTTTCGCGATCACGTATCAGCGGTCCAAACGGGCCAAGCGGTTCAGGGCGAGCCCGCTGGACGCCGTGCCCGGCCTCGGCGAGTCCAGGAAGCAGACACTGATCAAGCACTTCGGGTCGCTGAAGCGGCTCAGGTCCGCCACCATCGACCAGATCTGCGAGGTTCCGGGCATCGGCCGCAAGACGGCGGAGGCCGTCCTCGTGGCCTTCGCCCAGGCGGCACCGGCGCCCCCCGCCGTGAACACCGCCACAGGAGAGATCATGGAAGACGAGGACCTCGCGGGGGCGGGAGACTCGGAAGAAGGCGAGGAGCCCGCACCGGCGGGAGACTCGTCCCACGACAAGGGGGCCACACCGACCGCGGCCCCGGATGAAGGCGGGACGGCCACGCACGTGGGCGTTCCGGAACGACGACGGGGGATGGAGACATGA
- a CDS encoding papain-like cysteine protease family protein: MHHRSSNSSRQRRLSALAVAVTAVLAVPTATAAAAPHDTSAPRSAASSASSPAAGARAAAEPSVLAAKRLNVTMQAQQKTNWCWAAAGNTIATYLGKNYSQNQFCNAAFNRSQNTECPNNQATLGNVQNALGWMGINRGSYVTGWLRYDTVQAEVNANRPVETRIQWSNGGGHMHTIYGYDTANSWVYWGDPWPSSDRYNWASHSWYVNNNTFSWTHSLYRIGA, translated from the coding sequence ATGCACCACAGATCCAGCAACTCCAGTCGGCAAAGACGGCTGTCCGCCCTCGCCGTCGCCGTGACGGCCGTGCTGGCCGTGCCGACGGCCACGGCCGCGGCGGCCCCGCACGACACCTCGGCGCCGCGCTCCGCAGCGTCCTCCGCGTCGTCCCCGGCGGCCGGCGCCCGCGCCGCCGCGGAGCCGTCCGTCCTCGCCGCCAAGCGCCTGAACGTCACCATGCAGGCGCAGCAGAAGACCAACTGGTGCTGGGCGGCGGCGGGCAACACCATCGCCACCTACCTGGGCAAGAACTACTCCCAGAACCAGTTCTGCAACGCCGCCTTCAACCGCAGCCAGAACACCGAGTGCCCCAACAACCAGGCCACCCTGGGCAACGTCCAGAACGCCCTGGGCTGGATGGGCATCAACCGCGGCTCGTACGTCACCGGCTGGCTGCGCTACGACACCGTGCAGGCGGAGGTCAACGCCAACCGCCCCGTCGAGACCCGCATCCAGTGGTCCAACGGCGGCGGCCACATGCACACCATCTACGGCTACGACACCGCCAACAGCTGGGTGTACTGGGGCGACCCGTGGCCGTCGAGCGACCGGTACAACTGGGCGTCGCACTCCTGGTACGTCAACAACAACACCTTCTCCTGGACCCACTCGCTGTACCGGATCGGGGCGTGA
- a CDS encoding Rieske (2Fe-2S) protein, protein MSGTPHARRAVLRAAALVPVAGLGLTACSSGDGKGNRSAPTEPVDLGAADEVAVGASKLYGDHNVVVSRIADDEYKAFSTICTHARCPINKLQGSRLICHCHGSQFDAKNGKVLKEPAVAPLEELPVKVAGGKIVAGPGA, encoded by the coding sequence ATGTCCGGCACCCCCCACGCCCGTCGCGCCGTGCTGCGAGCGGCCGCGCTCGTCCCGGTCGCCGGGCTCGGTCTGACGGCCTGCTCGTCCGGCGACGGCAAGGGCAACCGCTCGGCGCCGACGGAGCCGGTGGACCTGGGCGCGGCCGACGAGGTGGCGGTGGGCGCCTCGAAGCTGTACGGCGACCACAACGTGGTGGTGAGCCGGATCGCGGACGACGAGTACAAGGCGTTCAGCACGATCTGCACGCACGCGCGGTGCCCCATCAACAAGCTCCAGGGCAGCAGGCTGATCTGCCACTGCCACGGCAGCCAGTTCGACGCGAAGAACGGCAAGGTGCTGAAGGAGCCCGCCGTCGCGCCCCTGGAGGAGCTGCCCGTGAAGGTGGCGGGCGGCAAGATCGTGGCGGGCCCCGGGGCCTGA
- a CDS encoding carbohydrate kinase family protein — MIVAAGEALIDLVPQDAGSPAGAGLSPLAPRLGGGPFNTAVALGRLGSPAAFCSRISYDAFGEALLARLRAADVDVSWVQRGAEPTTLAVASIAADGSADYSFYVDGTADRLFAAPARLPDGVRAMIFGTCSMVLEPGASAYEELMRRAAAEGVFTALDPNIRDGLIRDPDAYRARFKSWLPSVALLKLSEEDARWLGGTPEEWLASGPAAVVVTRGGEGLSVLTRACGEISVPGVPVDVVDTIGAGDTVNAALLHGLAARDALSADAVAELDAGAWTDVLRFAARAAAVTCSRAGAEPPYAAEVDA; from the coding sequence GTGATAGTCGCCGCAGGTGAAGCCCTCATCGACCTCGTTCCGCAGGACGCCGGTTCGCCCGCGGGCGCGGGGCTCTCCCCGCTCGCGCCCCGGCTCGGCGGCGGCCCCTTCAACACCGCGGTCGCGCTCGGCCGCCTCGGCTCCCCCGCCGCCTTCTGCTCCCGGATCTCGTACGACGCGTTCGGCGAGGCCCTGCTCGCGCGGCTGCGGGCGGCGGACGTCGACGTCTCGTGGGTGCAGCGCGGCGCCGAGCCGACGACCCTTGCCGTGGCCTCGATCGCCGCGGACGGCTCGGCCGACTACTCCTTCTACGTCGACGGCACGGCCGACCGGCTCTTCGCCGCGCCCGCGCGGCTCCCCGACGGCGTCCGGGCCATGATCTTCGGAACCTGCTCCATGGTCCTGGAGCCGGGCGCGAGCGCGTACGAGGAGCTGATGCGGCGCGCGGCGGCGGAGGGCGTGTTCACGGCCCTCGACCCCAACATCCGGGACGGGCTCATCCGCGACCCGGACGCCTACCGCGCCCGCTTCAAGAGCTGGCTGCCGTCGGTGGCGCTCCTGAAGCTGTCGGAGGAGGACGCGCGGTGGCTGGGCGGCACGCCCGAGGAGTGGCTGGCGTCCGGGCCCGCCGCCGTCGTGGTCACGCGGGGCGGCGAGGGCCTGTCGGTGCTCACGCGCGCGTGCGGCGAGATCAGCGTGCCGGGCGTCCCCGTGGACGTCGTGGACACGATCGGCGCGGGCGACACGGTCAACGCCGCGCTGCTGCACGGCCTGGCCGCCCGGGACGCGCTCTCGGCGGACGCCGTGGCCGAGCTCGACGCCGGGGCGTGGACGGATGTCCTGCGGTTCGCGGCGCGCGCTGCGGCCGTGACCTGCTCACGGGCGGGCGCCGAGCCGCCGTACGCCGCGGAGGTGGACGCGTAG
- a CDS encoding helix-turn-helix domain-containing protein: protein MSDNELGAFLRTRREAVTPTEVGLPSGPRRRTPGLRRSEVATLAGISVEYLTRLEQGRDRNPSAQVLGALADTLRLTIEERIHLRRLEKASNGADNPCCTAAPPPAREVRPTVRAVVARLEPTPAVLLNRLSDVIAYTTGYERVARPLGLLDGDRPNLLRFVFTDERARTAFPEWERVADEQIAHLRSESPLIDPHVLQFVDELTVLAGAPFADRVRAVPAVPRRSGVQRLAHPQVGALRLAYESLAMPDVDGQRLLVHLPADDATSAALDRLNGRQPGGLRAVSG from the coding sequence GTGAGCGACAACGAGTTGGGCGCCTTCCTGCGTACGCGCCGGGAAGCCGTCACTCCCACCGAGGTCGGCCTGCCCAGCGGGCCGCGCCGGCGCACCCCCGGGTTGCGCCGCTCCGAGGTCGCCACGCTCGCGGGCATCAGCGTCGAGTACCTCACCCGTCTCGAACAGGGCCGTGACCGCAACCCGTCGGCGCAGGTCCTCGGCGCGCTCGCCGACACGCTGCGCCTGACCATCGAGGAGCGCATCCACCTGCGCCGCCTCGAAAAGGCGAGCAACGGCGCCGACAACCCGTGCTGCACGGCGGCCCCGCCCCCGGCCCGGGAAGTGCGCCCGACCGTGCGGGCCGTCGTCGCCCGCCTGGAGCCCACTCCGGCCGTGCTGCTCAACCGGCTCAGCGACGTCATCGCGTACACGACGGGTTACGAACGCGTCGCCCGCCCGCTGGGGTTGCTCGACGGAGACCGGCCCAATCTGCTGCGGTTCGTCTTCACCGACGAGCGGGCCCGCACCGCCTTCCCCGAGTGGGAGCGCGTCGCCGACGAGCAGATCGCGCACCTCAGAAGCGAATCGCCGTTGATCGACCCCCATGTGCTGCAGTTCGTGGACGAGTTGACGGTCCTCGCCGGAGCGCCGTTCGCCGATCGCGTCCGGGCCGTGCCCGCGGTGCCGCGCCGCAGCGGTGTGCAGCGCCTCGCCCATCCGCAGGTGGGCGCCTTGCGGCTCGCGTACGAGTCGCTCGCCATGCCCGACGTCGACGGGCAGCGCCTGCTGGTGCACCTCCCGGCCGACGACGCCACGTCGGCCGCGCTCGACCGGCTGAACGGCCGCCAGCCGGGCGGCCTGCGCGCGGTCAGCGGCTGA
- a CDS encoding YceI family protein: MSFETADATVATAPLPLPAGRWAIDPFHSAVNFTIRHLGISKVRGRFAEFDAELVVGETLETSSVTSTIQLASIDTGNADRDAHVRASDLLDVERRPTMAFRSTRLHGAGEDWTMEGELTIGEVTRPVTLAVEFGGLGEFGDVRHAGFEATGEIRRSEYGLSFAPGMLGEVVKIQLDMQFLEPGKGDA; the protein is encoded by the coding sequence ATGAGCTTCGAAACCGCTGACGCCACCGTTGCCACCGCCCCTCTTCCGCTGCCCGCGGGCCGCTGGGCCATCGATCCGTTCCACTCCGCGGTGAACTTCACGATCCGCCACCTGGGCATCTCCAAGGTGCGGGGCCGCTTCGCCGAGTTCGACGCGGAGCTCGTCGTGGGCGAGACCCTGGAGACCAGCTCCGTGACGTCCACGATCCAGCTGGCGTCGATCGACACCGGCAACGCCGACCGCGACGCGCACGTCCGCGCCTCCGACCTGCTCGACGTGGAGCGCCGCCCCACGATGGCCTTCCGCTCGACGCGCCTCCACGGCGCCGGCGAGGACTGGACGATGGAGGGCGAGCTGACCATCGGCGAGGTGACGCGTCCGGTGACGCTCGCCGTGGAGTTCGGCGGGCTCGGTGAGTTCGGGGACGTCCGGCACGCCGGTTTCGAGGCGACGGGCGAGATCCGGCGCAGCGAGTACGGCCTGTCCTTCGCTCCCGGGATGCTCGGTGAGGTCGTCAAGATCCAGCTGGACATGCAGTTCCTGGAGCCCGGGAAGGGCGACGCGTAG
- a CDS encoding crotonase/enoyl-CoA hydratase family protein has protein sequence MPTPAAPAVRTERSGSVTTVVLSRPDVRNAVDGPTARALADAFRAFEADPDASVAVLWGEGGTFCAGADLKAMNTPDSNDVAEVDGVHDGPMGPTRLALTKPVIAAISGHAVAGGLELALWCDLRVAEDDAVLGVFCRRWGVPLIDGGTVRLPRIIGEGRAMDLILTGRPVDAAEALGMGLVNRVVPKGAARAAAERLAAEIAAFPQTCLRHDRLSAREQHGLPEQRALAGELRHGLHALAEAAEGAARFTAGAGRHGAFGDG, from the coding sequence ATGCCCACACCCGCAGCGCCCGCCGTCCGCACCGAGCGGAGCGGATCCGTCACCACCGTGGTCCTCTCCCGCCCGGACGTACGGAATGCCGTCGACGGACCCACCGCCCGCGCCCTGGCCGACGCCTTCCGGGCCTTTGAGGCCGACCCGGACGCGTCCGTCGCCGTTCTGTGGGGCGAAGGCGGCACCTTCTGCGCGGGCGCCGACCTCAAGGCGATGAACACCCCGGACAGCAACGACGTCGCCGAGGTGGACGGCGTGCACGACGGCCCGATGGGGCCCACCCGCCTCGCGCTGACCAAGCCCGTCATCGCCGCGATCTCCGGGCACGCCGTGGCGGGCGGCCTGGAGCTGGCCCTCTGGTGCGATCTGCGGGTCGCGGAGGACGACGCCGTGCTCGGCGTGTTCTGCCGCCGCTGGGGCGTGCCGCTCATCGACGGCGGGACGGTGCGGCTGCCCCGGATCATCGGCGAGGGACGCGCCATGGACCTGATCCTCACCGGGCGCCCCGTGGACGCCGCCGAGGCCCTCGGGATGGGGCTCGTCAACCGCGTCGTACCGAAGGGCGCCGCCCGTGCCGCCGCCGAGCGGCTGGCCGCCGAGATCGCCGCGTTCCCGCAGACCTGTCTGCGGCACGACCGGCTCTCCGCCCGTGAACAGCACGGGCTGCCCGAACAGCGGGCGCTGGCGGGCGAGTTGCGGCACGGCCTGCACGCGCTCGCCGAAGCGGCCGAAGGCGCCGCCCGTTTCACCGCCGGAGCGGGACGGCACGGCGCCTTCGGTGACGGCTGA